Genomic segment of Sebastes umbrosus isolate fSebUmb1 chromosome 22, fSebUmb1.pri, whole genome shotgun sequence:
gttcacacctgtatttagagctgtgcacttgtgatccgatcactgaggacgcatgttaataccaggtgtgaacagcgCCTAAGTCTTGACTTCACCATCATCAGTGTCCCTTGTGGCTCCTCCTCATCAAACATATTTGATGTTTGATGAAGATGGGAGGCAGACAAAATAAGAAAGATGGAGACtttttgcagagagagagagagacagaaagaaagagggatgaAACTGACCATGAGTATAAGAactttatttaacaaaatacCAGCCACGGACTATGGCAGTAGATTAATAAGATAAAGCATCTCttctatagggctgtcaatcgattacaatatttaattgcatgattcttcatcgtgattaatcaaattaaagggagatttgtcaagtatttaatactcttatcaacatgggagtggacaaatatgcggctttatgcaaatgtatgtatatatttattactggaaatcaattaccaacacaaaacaatgataaatatcgtccagaaaccctcacaggtactgcatttagcataaaaaaatacactcaaatcataacatggtaaactgcagcccaacaggcaacaacagccgtcagtgtgtcagtgtgctgacttgactatgactattcacatgtcttgagatcagaggtcaagggacccctttaaaaatgtccatgacagtttttcctcgctgaaatttagcataagtttggatcATTTTTCTAACcccctttgtgacaagctagtatgacatggttggtactgatggattcctaaggttttgtagtttctaatgatatcagtatcttcttTCATAGCTCTGTAGCtgtaaaaactgagcccgctgcaacctccgaaagatcgattgcgttaatgcgttaaagaaatgagtggtgttaaaacaaatttgcattaacgcctCAATACAGTGTCTTCCGGAGTCTATCTGCTGGCTGCATAAACAACACGAGtctccacttctctctctgaTGCAGGCCTCCTGTTCCTCATTGTCTCCGGAAGGAACCTCAGCGCTGCAGAGTTCAGCTCATCAGAGCCCAGattctgtaaatcaataaagtgttttttagggTCACATACTGTAACTGAGTGTTTCTGCAAATACGGGCATTTTTAAGTCCCAGCAATGAAATTTTGGATTGATGTTAAACtttgcagtgcaatgcttgataaatataGTGTTATTATCCATCTTAACATAACAAATAATTActaataatgtgatttaataaaatatatgaagCAACTGTGGTCTCAGTGTTGAGATACGtaaaatgagctaattcaataacggcttcagttccctgacggcgaggtaaagcagctgtggacgggaacggcagaaaaacgtattttagccacctaaaaaattcaatatcagtttaaatgtatatttagaatattttcaccgctttacatTGCCGTCAGGCGGCACTTTCcgacgggaaactgaagccgttatattgctctcttcaaagccaccagactccattcacaaaaacagtaattttacctcgcagatcacaggagttgttggtctatcgctgcatcgatcggttcgtttgtttgtgttattgtgtgactttcggtgCAGAACTAAAGTGGCGTTCAcaaagcagtacattgcttagcttgaccaccatctaagttactgtttgtaatgttaataactgaacataaggatgtatatatagtgtatatgtaGCATCGTCATCATGCAGACATATGTCAGGTCACAAgggaaaacgtttttagaagggcttgggaaaatagcatgtTGACGCAAAAACATACATAGTTTGGCCAaaattctgtttactgattgaaAGTTGTTCAAACAATAGGTTATTGGCCAGATTGTATGACAAAAGCTCATCAACAGAACTAAAAATGATTGGtgatattaaacatttttaaataacagtttTGTAACTGTATGTAACGGCATGGTGGAAACTCTTTCTTCACAAAAAAATTAGATTGAgattaaattaaagttaatgAACCTCAACTGTTAAAACTCAGGACAAAGATCATTAACAGACATATCATGTGTTTAAATGCAACTTTAAAACCAtaacacagttttatttaagTTAATGGTGAGTTCACCTTGTTTCTTTCTGGCTGCAGCTCCTCATTCACAGCTAAATGGCAAAAGACGAAAGTGTGATTAGTTCATTATTACTGATCAGATACTTTGCTTTAGATTTTTCCATCATGTGTAACAAATTGTAAATCTGCTGTACCTGTCTGAAGTTTCCTGACTTTAACAGCCAGAACAACGACGACTATGGTGAGGGAAACGGTCAGACCACCCAGGATCAAACTCATTAGGTTTGCTGATCCATCATTCTCCTCTACAAGAACGATGATAGAATTAGATTCTATTTTTTGAAGACGTGGTTAAGATTGAAATTACTGGCTCGGTGGTAACTTGCACAATGAAAAAGGAGAAACTTACTTTCAGTCTTAAATTCCACTTCACCATCAGATTCACCATCAcctttaaattttttttgttttgacacgTATTGGTTTCTTATTTGTCTTTATgctgttttaatgcaaaaaatgtgagatgtatgtaaatatgacaGTCTTACCTTGAACGATTAAATGTGTTGCACTGACAATGACGGTATGTTGGTCCTTGTAGATTCCACAGAAATACAGTCCAGAGTCAGATAAATCCACTCGCTTGATTTTAAGAAAGACAGTGGACTTGTTGGAGCTCATTTcaaatttttctttttgaaatccATCACAGAGCAAAGCTTCACCATTAGACCCGTACATAGAGGAAATGCAGCTGGGCTTGGTTCTGTTGATCAGTCTGAACCACTCCTTACGAGTtggaattttgaaaatgttgggGCACGTCAGTGTGACTTCATCACCAGACTGAACCTCCACAGTCTGAGACTCAGAACCTGAGACGGAAACTGAAACAAACAACCCTAAGCTTGTAATGCAACAGTTACTGTaataagacaacaacaacaacaagaatacATTCAGTTCTAAATTGCAAGTTTATATTCTGGTGGGTTACTGGTTACATGGTTTGATGTTAGTACTTACTGAGGCTGCAGAGAAGTAAAGCTGTTAAGGTGAAGCTCCTCATTGTGCGTTCAATCGCGTCACTGCAGGGATAGTTTGTACCGCTGAGCTCTTATAAAAGGGTTTAGAGAGGCGgggtttgtttttcatcttgCTGCTCACATTTGCCGAAtgaaaaaactttgaaatgtgACTTCAATACAAAgatcagatctcaatgcgtcctcaatgcgtcttgggtgtgttcacacctgtatttagagctgtccacttgtgatccgatcactgaggacgcatgttaataacAGGTGTGAACAGCGCCTAAGTCTCGACTTCACCATCATCAGTGTCCCTTGTGGCTCCTCCTCATCAAACATATTTGATGTTTGATGAAGATGGGAGGCAGACAAAGTAAGAAAGATGGAGACtttttgcagagagagagagagacagaaagaaagagggatgaAACTGACCATGAGTAGAGGAactttatttaacaaaatacCAGCCATGGACGCTGGCAGTAGATTAATAAGATAAGGCATCTGTTctacagggctgtcaatcgattacaatatttaattgcatgattcttcatcgtgattaatcacaaattaaccaaattaaagggagatttgtcaagtatttaatactcttatcaacataggagtggacaaatatgctgctttatgtaaatgcatgtatatatttattattggaaatcaattaacaacacaaaacaatgataaatatagtccagaaaccctcacaggtactgcatttagcataacaaatacactcaaatcataacatggcaaactgcagcccaacaggcaacaacagccgtcagtgtgctgacttgactatgactattcacatgtcttgaggtcagaggtcaagggacccctttgaaaatgtccgtgccagtttttcctcgccaaaatttagcactagtttggagcgttatttagcctccttcatgacaagctagtatgtcatggttggtactgatggattccttaggtttctagtttctaatgatatcagtatcttcttTCATAGCTCTGTAGCtgtaaaaactgagcccgctacaacctccgaaagatcgattgcgttaatgcgttaaagaaattagtggtgttaaaacaaatttgcattaacgcctCAATACAGTGTCTTCCGGAGTCTATCTGCTGGCAGCATAAACAACACGAGtctccacttctctctctgaTGCAGGCCTCCTGTTCCTCATTGTCTCCGGAAGGAACCTCAGCGCTGCAGAGTTCAGCTCATCAGAGCCCAGattctgtaaatcaataaagtgttttttagggtcacatactgtatctcacACGCTGTAACTGAGTGTTTCTGCAAATACGAGCATTTTTAAGTCCCAGCAATGACATTTTGGATTTATGTTAAACtttgcagtgcaatgcttgatTAATATAGTGTTATTATCCATCTACCCAACAAATAATTActaataatgtaatttaatcaaatatatgaagcattttatgggtccaaacagAAATTTTCTTTGTGTCCTACAACTGTGATTCCAATGttgaaatacataaaatgagctaattcaattataatatgacattatttc
This window contains:
- the LOC119481586 gene encoding uncharacterized protein LOC119481586, coding for MRSFTLTALLLCSLISVSGSESQTVEVQSGDEVTLTCPNIFKIPTRKEWFRLINRTKPSCISSMYGSNGEALLCDGFQKEKFEMSSNKSTVFLKIKRVDLSDSGLYFCGIYKDQHTVIVSATHLIVQGDGESDGEVEFKTEKSNSIIVLVEENDGSANLMSLILGGLTVSLTIVVVVLAVKVRKLQTAVNEELQPERNKNLGSDELNSAALRFLPETMRNRRPASEREVETRVVYAASR